A single Streptomyces sp. 2114.4 DNA region contains:
- the dndE gene encoding DNA sulfur modification protein DndE, with the protein MSSEITIRLSQAAKDQLAWLKRHTGLTQWNELCRWGLALSLRDPSTPLVRDITTDSNVEISWRTFAGPHGDVYLSLLKQRCAKDGEEPTDAAISKTLLIHLHRGIGYLAGRQDLRSIQDLITITTE; encoded by the coding sequence ATGTCGTCTGAGATCACTATCCGGCTTTCCCAGGCCGCCAAAGACCAGCTTGCCTGGCTCAAGCGCCACACTGGGCTGACCCAGTGGAACGAACTGTGCCGCTGGGGGCTCGCGCTGTCTCTACGTGACCCGTCGACACCGCTCGTGCGGGACATCACCACCGACTCGAACGTGGAGATCTCCTGGAGGACTTTCGCCGGACCACACGGCGATGTCTACCTGTCGCTCCTCAAGCAGCGGTGCGCGAAGGACGGCGAGGAACCCACGGACGCCGCTATAAGCAAGACCCTGCTGATCCACCTGCACCGCGGTATTGGCTACCTCGCCGGCCGCCAGGATCTGCGCTCCATCCAGGACCTCATCACCATCACCACCGAGTAG
- a CDS encoding ATP-binding protein, whose amino-acid sequence MNQAHQTISDLTLAATPNAASWARRHTVDVLRRWQLGSDVVETVRLLASELTTNAVRHASPAQEVAPSSSYEVRTISLRLRLTGPSVLILVSDCDPRPPSRRSADSNATCGRGLLLTEAMASRWGYSHPPRHGGKVVWAEVSTQHGGLGERPASAPPPGRLLERHPLR is encoded by the coding sequence ATGAATCAGGCCCACCAAACGATCAGCGATCTCACCCTTGCGGCCACGCCCAACGCCGCCTCCTGGGCCCGGCGACACACCGTCGACGTCCTGCGCCGATGGCAGCTCGGGAGCGACGTTGTCGAGACAGTTCGGCTCCTCGCCTCCGAACTGACGACTAACGCCGTCCGGCACGCTAGCCCGGCGCAAGAAGTCGCTCCCTCAAGCTCGTACGAGGTCAGAACGATCTCTCTCAGGCTCCGCCTGACAGGACCGAGCGTGCTCATCCTGGTCAGCGACTGCGACCCTCGCCCACCATCACGCCGCTCGGCGGACAGCAACGCAACGTGCGGACGGGGACTGCTCCTGACAGAAGCCATGGCCAGCCGCTGGGGCTACTCCCACCCGCCCCGGCACGGCGGAAAAGTAGTCTGGGCTGAGGTATCAACCCAGCATGGCGGACTCGGTGAACGCCCAGCGAGCGCACCACCGCCCGGACGACTACTGGAAAGGCACCCGCTGAGATGA
- a CDS encoding DNA phosphorothioation-associated putative methyltransferase, giving the protein MSQEARSRRWLTAITRGSLSVPARQALLDRQILPDDAVFDYGCGRGEDVRALRHLGCDAAGWDPFYEPDVQLKPATVVLLTYVLNVIEDPVERRRTLQSAWDLAGKVLIASARLSWERSKVNGQEFGDGLLTRRKTFQHLYGANELRIYVEEITGVRAVSAGPGIIYAFKADSDRLSYLARRIIADDEWLASSDTATAVAALIDHVERRGRPPRLEETPRLTAQLLAHLSQAEVRRLARESADPAKVSEGAKRTTLNTLLFLAVELFNGRGPFTSLPLTVQLDIRAFFSSYKEACQRADRLLLKLRDDAYIRGAMSASTVGKLTPTALYVHRRAVDRMPTVLRLYEHCASIAAGRPQAWTVVKLCHRGRAVSWLDYPEFDRDPHPRLLTSYQVDLGTFETSHHSYGGRSNRPLLHRKHEFLHPDDPDAPKYQRLTEAEVKAGLYAYPHLIGTEAGWESELARCQRTLHGHRLVRTRD; this is encoded by the coding sequence ATGTCTCAAGAGGCCAGAAGCAGGAGATGGCTCACTGCCATCACGCGAGGCAGCTTGTCCGTTCCCGCCCGCCAAGCCCTACTCGACCGACAGATCCTTCCCGACGATGCTGTCTTCGACTACGGATGCGGGCGCGGGGAAGATGTTCGCGCACTGCGGCACCTGGGGTGTGACGCCGCCGGCTGGGATCCCTTCTACGAGCCCGATGTGCAACTGAAGCCAGCCACGGTGGTGCTTCTCACCTACGTCCTAAACGTCATCGAAGACCCTGTCGAACGGCGGCGCACCCTCCAGAGCGCCTGGGACCTCGCAGGGAAGGTGTTGATCGCTTCCGCACGCCTGTCCTGGGAAAGATCGAAGGTCAACGGTCAAGAGTTCGGGGACGGTCTGCTGACCCGGCGCAAGACATTCCAACACTTGTATGGGGCCAACGAGCTTCGGATCTACGTTGAAGAGATCACTGGTGTCCGGGCCGTCTCCGCCGGGCCAGGGATCATCTATGCATTCAAGGCCGACAGCGACCGGCTGAGCTATCTCGCACGCCGCATCATCGCCGATGACGAGTGGCTGGCTTCGAGCGACACCGCTACCGCAGTAGCCGCGCTCATCGACCACGTGGAGCGACGCGGGCGCCCTCCGCGCCTGGAAGAAACGCCCCGGCTCACAGCCCAACTACTGGCGCACCTGAGCCAGGCGGAGGTACGCCGCCTTGCACGCGAGTCCGCCGACCCAGCCAAGGTGAGTGAGGGGGCCAAACGCACCACTCTCAACACGCTGCTGTTCCTTGCAGTTGAACTCTTCAACGGGCGCGGCCCGTTCACGAGTCTGCCGCTAACTGTGCAGCTGGACATTCGGGCGTTCTTCTCGTCATACAAGGAGGCGTGCCAACGAGCCGACCGGCTGCTGCTCAAGCTGCGGGACGACGCCTACATCCGCGGAGCTATGAGCGCCTCCACCGTTGGCAAGCTGACCCCGACCGCGCTTTACGTGCACCGCAGAGCGGTGGATCGAATGCCGACCGTACTGCGCTTGTACGAGCACTGTGCATCGATTGCAGCCGGCCGACCGCAGGCGTGGACCGTTGTCAAACTCTGCCACCGGGGCCGTGCGGTTAGCTGGTTGGACTACCCAGAGTTCGACCGTGACCCCCATCCGCGTCTGCTGACGTCCTACCAGGTGGATTTGGGGACCTTCGAGACCTCCCATCATTCGTACGGAGGTCGTAGCAATCGGCCGCTGCTGCACCGCAAGCATGAGTTCCTGCACCCCGACGACCCGGATGCGCCGAAGTACCAGCGCCTGACAGAGGCAGAGGTCAAGGCTGGCTTGTATGCATACCCACACCTGATTGGCACCGAGGCCGGCTGGGAGAGCGAGCTCGCTCGGTGCCAGCGAACCCTCCACGGGCACCGACTCGTCCGAACTCGCGACTAG
- a CDS encoding ATP-binding protein, whose product MTTPMFLAPHDQRADLIQVDRALDSMRDAGFDLTAAIGEPLDNSIEAEATLMRVRTVFGRGKKTIDRILIADNGVGIEPTKMHHVLSMGYSSRYGERKGLGRFGVGLKLAGLSLGERIDIYSRQTGSTKLYHSYIDLQEIREGKQHYITTDEVQEWPAEAAKLMTSRDETPFASGTLVVFGKIDRLSSGGTYGTSLEQKIAELRKFIARAFRTYIDTGRTFELDGKLTTLHDPLFLRDNPRIISRYKPLDPRGELVEETDLKIDGHNVHVAVAIVPREFRPYSGAGGSTDHKGHDISEFQINEDNTAKISILRNGREIYYDIVPRLLEGGRSDKVLRYVAIEVSFPAELDEYFQVRNVKRGTEPVSKLRSELREWLKAPVKQALKKVRADWKETEKRKRLEDGEHTETMDTAARVFPKFPRGIAGRGATPEDEEKVVEQAVVDLGLDHEEDAEKIERIREQIRTKPITLMGGSWPGKELLVIDHLNGKAAVKFNLRHALFEQVYLPLKKLADEGTQNLDPEEIIDLARRAQTAVDHLLIAYAHAEAMYPDPERLDDLRTYWGMFTEALLREAFRDQ is encoded by the coding sequence ATGACTACACCCATGTTCCTAGCCCCACACGACCAGCGCGCCGATCTCATTCAGGTCGACCGCGCACTGGACTCCATGCGGGATGCCGGCTTCGATCTGACCGCGGCCATCGGTGAGCCGCTGGACAACTCCATCGAGGCCGAGGCCACCCTGATGCGCGTGCGGACGGTCTTCGGCCGCGGCAAAAAGACGATCGACAGGATCCTCATTGCCGACAACGGCGTCGGCATCGAGCCCACGAAGATGCACCACGTGCTCTCGATGGGGTACAGCAGCCGCTACGGCGAGCGAAAGGGGCTGGGACGTTTCGGTGTCGGACTCAAACTCGCCGGGCTCAGCCTCGGTGAGCGCATCGACATCTACAGCCGACAGACTGGCAGCACGAAGCTCTACCACAGCTACATCGACCTACAGGAGATCCGCGAGGGGAAGCAGCACTACATCACCACCGACGAGGTTCAGGAGTGGCCCGCCGAGGCGGCCAAGCTGATGACCAGCCGTGACGAGACGCCGTTCGCATCCGGCACACTCGTCGTGTTCGGCAAGATCGACCGTCTTTCCAGCGGCGGGACCTACGGCACCTCCCTGGAGCAGAAGATTGCCGAGCTCCGCAAGTTCATCGCACGCGCCTTCCGGACCTACATCGACACCGGCAGGACCTTCGAGCTGGACGGCAAGCTCACCACGCTGCATGATCCGCTGTTCCTGCGCGACAACCCGAGGATCATCTCGCGCTACAAGCCACTCGACCCTCGCGGTGAACTGGTCGAAGAGACTGATCTGAAGATCGACGGCCACAACGTGCACGTTGCCGTCGCCATCGTGCCCCGCGAATTCCGTCCCTACTCGGGTGCAGGCGGTAGCACGGACCACAAGGGTCACGACATCTCCGAGTTCCAGATCAACGAGGACAACACTGCCAAAATCAGCATCCTGCGCAACGGTCGGGAGATCTACTACGACATCGTTCCACGGCTGCTCGAAGGTGGACGCAGCGACAAGGTCTTGCGCTACGTTGCAATCGAGGTGAGCTTCCCGGCGGAGCTGGACGAGTACTTCCAGGTCCGCAACGTCAAGCGCGGGACTGAGCCGGTCAGCAAGCTCCGCAGCGAGCTTCGCGAATGGCTGAAGGCACCCGTTAAGCAGGCCCTCAAGAAGGTTCGCGCGGACTGGAAGGAGACCGAGAAGCGCAAGCGTCTCGAGGACGGTGAGCACACCGAGACGATGGACACCGCAGCTCGGGTCTTTCCGAAATTCCCGAGAGGCATTGCCGGCCGTGGCGCGACCCCCGAAGACGAAGAGAAGGTTGTCGAGCAGGCTGTGGTCGATCTCGGTCTGGACCACGAAGAGGATGCCGAGAAGATCGAGCGGATCCGCGAGCAGATCCGTACCAAGCCCATCACCCTCATGGGCGGTTCGTGGCCCGGCAAGGAACTACTGGTCATTGACCATCTGAACGGCAAGGCCGCCGTCAAGTTCAACCTCCGACATGCTCTGTTCGAGCAGGTCTATCTGCCCCTTAAAAAGCTCGCCGATGAGGGCACACAGAACCTGGACCCCGAGGAGATCATCGATCTTGCACGGCGGGCGCAGACCGCCGTCGACCACTTGCTCATCGCCTACGCCCACGCAGAGGCCATGTACCCAGACCCCGAGCGGCTCGACGACCTCCGGACCTACTGGGGCATGTTCACCGAGGCGCTTCTGCGGGAGGCGTTCAGGGACCAGTAG
- the dndB gene encoding DNA sulfur modification protein DndB: MGSSVAPQPAESPTSAGFEYVFPAIRGIQAGREFYVSMCPLRLIPKIFLFDEDELAPEVRAQRTLNKGRLPALTRYIIDNPTDYVFSALTASVDGDIRFGGIADSGVGMRAGQIRISMAARFLINDGQHRRAAIEQALKENPDLGEETIAVVFFHDAGLARCQQMFADLNRHAVRPPRSIGVLYDHRDDLSTTVRLLAMRAPMFKGHVDMENSTLSKRSRKLFTLSSLYYATQSLLQDLKISKQQSQELAEAYWSAIDALIPEWDMVRRREMSASEMRSDFLHSHGIALHALGRVGNTLLRKSLAPRSWALTLNRLSTVDWTRSNTEWEGRALVGGRVSKSRQNLTLTVNYVRKHLKLELSAEEQRVEDAYLRGES, from the coding sequence GTGGGATCTTCTGTCGCTCCTCAACCTGCCGAATCGCCGACGTCTGCCGGTTTTGAGTACGTATTTCCGGCTATCCGCGGTATCCAGGCAGGACGCGAGTTCTACGTGTCCATGTGCCCACTCCGCCTCATCCCCAAGATCTTCCTCTTCGATGAGGACGAGCTGGCCCCTGAGGTACGCGCTCAGCGGACTTTGAACAAGGGGCGACTGCCGGCGCTGACCCGCTACATCATCGACAACCCCACCGACTACGTCTTCAGTGCGCTAACGGCCTCTGTCGATGGCGACATCCGCTTCGGGGGCATTGCAGACAGTGGCGTGGGCATGCGCGCCGGCCAGATCCGCATCTCGATGGCTGCCCGGTTCCTCATCAACGACGGCCAGCACCGACGCGCCGCGATCGAGCAGGCGCTCAAGGAGAACCCCGACCTCGGCGAGGAGACGATAGCCGTGGTGTTCTTTCACGACGCCGGCCTTGCTCGCTGCCAGCAGATGTTCGCCGACTTGAACCGGCATGCCGTGAGACCACCCCGCTCCATCGGTGTGCTGTACGACCACCGTGACGATCTGTCCACCACGGTGCGGCTGCTGGCCATGCGTGCCCCGATGTTCAAGGGGCACGTGGACATGGAGAACAGCACCTTGTCAAAGCGCTCCCGTAAGCTGTTCACTCTGAGCTCCCTCTACTACGCCACGCAGTCTCTGCTGCAGGACCTAAAAATCAGCAAGCAACAGTCCCAGGAGCTGGCCGAGGCGTACTGGAGCGCGATCGACGCACTGATCCCAGAGTGGGACATGGTGCGACGGCGTGAGATGTCGGCATCAGAGATGCGCAGCGACTTCCTGCACAGCCACGGCATCGCCTTGCATGCACTGGGACGCGTCGGCAACACGTTGCTGCGAAAGTCCCTGGCGCCACGGAGCTGGGCTCTAACCCTCAATCGCCTGTCCACTGTGGACTGGACGCGTTCCAACACGGAGTGGGAAGGGCGAGCCCTTGTCGGCGGGCGGGTCTCCAAGAGCCGACAGAACTTGACCTTGACCGTGAACTACGTGCGTAAGCACCTCAAGCTAGAGCTGAGCGCCGAGGAACAGCGCGTGGAAGATGCCTATCTGCGAGGAGAGTCATGA
- the dndD gene encoding DNA sulfur modification protein DndD — MHLHSLTLQDFGAYQGRQHLDLRVKPKRPIILIGGLNGCGKTTLLDAIQLVLYGPRARCSGRGNRAYDTYLRESINRAADSAKGSALQLEFSITVEGRSRTYEVDRTWALIGKNVRENLAVTIDGRYDATISENWAEHVEEILPLEVASLFFFDGEKVEQLADPERAAGVIEAAVHSLLGVRAVEQLRTDLLVLQRRQRLSSEDRGALEQLHDLKAQKQAASQEASARETELDQANERHTEAEAELKKIERQFKRAGGHLFEERLALEAAKVAAADRLAQTQKSLRGLAEGAFPLALLRDQLATLMEQAVQEQEAHEARQVVGILESRDAWLIDQLADSVPTAARTALKKKLTVERKKRTAAADLSLDLGLPHNLIRKLSTLDEVLRADEARAAELLEAADKGAHELQQAERQLAAVPDERKIKNLIDKRQAARDEVTIARAAVEQATQLLAEAEARQARLEADFERTREKQALPLVREEELKRVATYAEKARATLERFGSALLRKHISSLQVAVLISFQTLMRKSGLIKSLRIDTDKFTIALTDQDRDPVDPARLSAGERQLLAVSLLWGLAKVAGNRLPTVIDTPLGRLDSLHREHLVDRYFPYAGRQVLLLSTDEEIDENLLNRLRPSIAQSYVLAHDDTTFTTRVGKGYWWTEGALHVV, encoded by the coding sequence ATGCACCTGCATAGCCTGACACTCCAAGACTTCGGCGCCTACCAAGGTCGGCAGCACCTCGACCTTCGGGTCAAGCCCAAACGTCCGATCATCTTGATCGGCGGCCTGAACGGCTGCGGCAAGACGACGCTGCTCGACGCGATCCAGCTCGTGCTGTACGGCCCTAGGGCCCGTTGCAGCGGGCGAGGCAATCGCGCGTACGACACATATTTGCGCGAAAGCATCAACCGCGCAGCCGACTCCGCCAAGGGGTCTGCGCTACAACTGGAATTTTCGATCACCGTAGAGGGCCGCAGCCGCACCTACGAGGTCGACCGAACCTGGGCCCTCATCGGTAAGAACGTGAGGGAGAACCTGGCCGTCACCATCGACGGCCGGTATGACGCCACGATCAGCGAGAACTGGGCAGAGCACGTCGAGGAAATCCTGCCCCTAGAGGTTGCCTCGCTCTTCTTCTTCGACGGTGAGAAAGTCGAGCAGCTGGCCGACCCCGAGCGGGCAGCCGGCGTAATCGAAGCCGCCGTCCATTCGCTTCTCGGCGTCAGGGCTGTCGAACAGCTGCGCACCGACCTCCTCGTCCTTCAGCGCCGGCAGAGGCTGTCGTCAGAGGACCGGGGGGCCCTTGAGCAGCTCCACGACCTGAAGGCTCAGAAGCAGGCAGCCTCCCAGGAGGCGTCCGCCCGAGAGACGGAACTGGATCAGGCCAATGAGCGCCACACCGAGGCCGAGGCAGAACTCAAGAAGATAGAGCGACAATTCAAGCGCGCAGGTGGGCATCTGTTCGAGGAGCGCCTCGCGCTCGAGGCGGCCAAGGTAGCTGCTGCGGATCGCCTGGCGCAGACACAGAAGTCCCTGCGCGGTCTGGCTGAAGGCGCGTTCCCTCTGGCACTGCTCCGTGATCAACTCGCCACGCTGATGGAACAGGCCGTACAGGAGCAGGAGGCACACGAAGCGCGACAGGTCGTCGGCATCCTCGAATCACGAGATGCATGGCTGATTGATCAGCTGGCCGACAGCGTGCCCACTGCAGCCCGCACCGCGTTGAAGAAGAAACTGACGGTCGAGAGGAAGAAGCGCACCGCGGCAGCCGACCTCAGCTTGGATCTGGGCCTACCGCACAACCTCATCCGGAAACTGTCTACGCTGGATGAGGTTCTGCGAGCTGACGAGGCTCGCGCTGCCGAACTCCTGGAAGCCGCCGACAAGGGTGCGCACGAGCTGCAGCAGGCTGAACGTCAACTGGCCGCCGTCCCGGACGAACGCAAGATCAAAAACCTTATCGACAAGCGTCAGGCGGCCAGGGATGAAGTGACCATCGCCCGTGCCGCCGTCGAACAGGCCACCCAACTGCTCGCAGAAGCCGAGGCCCGCCAGGCGCGGCTTGAGGCCGACTTCGAGCGCACACGCGAGAAGCAGGCCCTGCCACTAGTCCGCGAGGAGGAGCTCAAGCGAGTCGCCACCTACGCAGAGAAGGCTCGCGCGACCCTGGAACGCTTCGGCTCCGCTCTCCTGCGCAAGCACATCAGCAGCCTGCAGGTAGCTGTCCTGATCAGCTTCCAGACTCTGATGCGCAAGAGCGGGCTGATCAAGAGCCTGCGGATCGATACTGACAAGTTCACCATCGCTCTGACCGACCAGGACAGGGATCCCGTCGACCCCGCCCGGCTCAGCGCCGGAGAGCGTCAGCTCTTGGCCGTCTCCCTCCTATGGGGGCTGGCCAAGGTGGCCGGCAACCGACTCCCCACCGTCATCGACACCCCTCTCGGGCGCCTGGACAGCCTCCACCGCGAACATCTCGTTGATCGGTACTTCCCTTACGCCGGCCGGCAGGTCCTTCTGCTGTCGACAGACGAGGAGATTGACGAGAACCTCTTGAACCGGCTGCGGCCCTCCATCGCCCAGAGCTACGTCCTCGCGCACGACGACACCACGTTCACCACCCGCGTCGGCAAGGGCTACTGGTGGACCGAGGGAGCCCTCCATGTCGTCTGA
- a CDS encoding GIY-YIG nuclease family protein yields the protein MAGRGGGGVTPIPVRLSPTLVRTLIPPQRIGTYVLYAEDGRPTYVGRSDTDIRRRLLRHCSDRRADYFTYDVHHSATSAYMVECALFHLLALDASNRIHPARPEGHPIPCAFCLPQQQAARRDRIHAAHEHVRPATTKDRR from the coding sequence GTGGCAGGCCGCGGAGGCGGTGGCGTGACCCCCATCCCCGTAAGGCTCAGTCCGACCCTCGTGCGTACCCTCATACCGCCGCAGCGGATCGGCACCTACGTCCTGTACGCAGAGGATGGTCGCCCTACCTACGTCGGCCGGAGCGACACGGACATCCGTCGACGGCTCTTACGGCACTGCTCAGACCGCCGTGCCGACTACTTCACCTACGACGTACACCACAGTGCCACCAGCGCATACATGGTCGAGTGCGCGCTGTTCCACCTGCTCGCCCTTGACGCTTCTAATCGAATCCACCCGGCACGGCCAGAGGGTCATCCCATCCCCTGCGCCTTCTGCCTACCCCAGCAGCAGGCCGCCCGCCGAGACCGCATCCATGCCGCCCACGAGCACGTGCGGCCCGCCACGACGAAGGACCGACGATGA
- the dndA gene encoding cysteine desulfurase DndA, producing MVTYLDAAATTRVDQRVADVVLHWMTAEFGNAGSRHEYGLRAKRAVERARDYLAGTVGAEPDELIFTSGATESNNIALLGLAAYGERTGRRHIITSAIEHKAVLEPLEYLARRGFEVDFLKPGPSGRVAVEAVLERLRPDTLLVSLMHVNNETGVIQPVVDLARELLSTPTYLHVDAAQGYSKVPADLTAPIDMISISGHKIGAPKGVGALVTRRRESMDDERPPLEPIMFGGGQERGLRPGTLPVPLIMGLAEAAKVFEREHAQWKAAALELRARLLEGLASERFHLNGDQDHVVPHIVNVSFEDVDSEAFLVTLKELVAVATGSACTSASYTPSHVLTAMDLPDAVARNGLRFSWYPEQADGLDVAELANGVGKLRPRV from the coding sequence ATGGTGACGTACCTCGACGCGGCGGCGACGACGCGCGTGGACCAGAGAGTGGCCGATGTTGTCCTGCACTGGATGACGGCCGAGTTCGGGAACGCCGGTAGCCGCCACGAGTACGGTCTCCGCGCCAAGCGCGCGGTTGAACGTGCCCGCGACTACCTGGCGGGGACCGTTGGAGCGGAGCCCGATGAGTTGATCTTCACTAGTGGCGCTACGGAGAGCAACAACATCGCTCTGCTTGGGCTCGCTGCCTACGGCGAGCGGACCGGCCGGCGCCACATCATCACTTCCGCTATCGAGCACAAGGCGGTGCTTGAGCCCCTGGAGTACCTAGCCCGCCGGGGTTTCGAAGTGGACTTCCTCAAGCCCGGCCCCTCGGGCCGGGTCGCGGTCGAGGCTGTGTTGGAGCGGTTGCGACCGGACACCCTGCTGGTGTCACTGATGCACGTGAACAACGAGACCGGGGTCATCCAGCCCGTTGTCGATCTCGCGCGCGAGCTACTATCCACTCCGACTTACTTGCACGTGGATGCAGCTCAGGGGTACAGCAAGGTCCCTGCCGATCTGACCGCCCCGATCGACATGATCAGCATCAGTGGTCACAAGATCGGCGCGCCCAAAGGCGTAGGGGCTCTGGTTACTCGACGTCGAGAAAGCATGGACGACGAGCGGCCTCCCTTGGAGCCGATCATGTTCGGCGGCGGCCAGGAGCGCGGCCTGCGGCCCGGCACCCTGCCCGTGCCCTTGATCATGGGCTTGGCCGAGGCCGCGAAGGTCTTTGAAAGGGAGCATGCCCAGTGGAAGGCTGCCGCACTGGAACTGCGCGCGCGGCTCCTCGAAGGGTTGGCATCAGAGCGCTTCCACCTGAATGGTGACCAGGATCACGTTGTTCCGCACATCGTTAACGTCTCATTCGAGGACGTGGATTCTGAAGCGTTTCTCGTCACGCTCAAGGAGCTGGTTGCGGTCGCGACGGGCTCTGCGTGCACTAGCGCCTCCTACACGCCGAGCCACGTACTCACCGCAATGGACCTGCCTGACGCGGTGGCGAGGAACGGGCTGCGGTTTTCCTGGTATCCCGAACAAGCAGATGGCCTGGACGTCGCGGAGCTGGCCAACGGAGTCGGGAAGCTCCGGCCGCGGGTCTGA
- the dndC gene encoding DNA phosphorothioation system sulfurtransferase DndC, giving the protein MSTPNSTRTFQDRPLAEVVEELTEEIRELYVADEVPWVIGYSGGKDSTAVLQLVWLALKGLPTDQRTKPVHVISTDTLVENPVVSAWVGQSLDTMRAAAQEQQLPVESHKLTPDVKDTFWVSLIGKGYPAPRPKFRWCTERLKIKPSNAFIRRVVRRHGETILVLGIRKAESQARARAMARHEKRRVRDRLSPNGKLPNSLVYSPIEDWSTEEVWAFLMQYPNPWGHDNKDLLTMYQGASDDSECPLVVDDTTPSCGDSRFGCWTCTLVEQDKSMTAMIRNDDEKEWMRPLLRLRNELDDVNNESQTRDFRRMNGNVQLLGDGDRTIPGPYKQSAREDWLRKLLSAQNKVRNHKKAPEHVRGIELISMKELHEIRRIWVFDKHEVEDSVPRIYEEVTGETFPGLPLDEQLVLGAEEIGLLKEACEDDPIHFSMTRELLAVERQYRTMSRRAGLFESLEKAIKKGYYEDADDALHFAKKLKALRESDPTQLSLNEETTTDAPA; this is encoded by the coding sequence ATGAGCACCCCCAACTCGACGAGGACCTTCCAAGACAGGCCCTTGGCAGAGGTCGTCGAAGAGCTGACGGAGGAAATTCGCGAACTCTATGTCGCGGATGAAGTGCCCTGGGTCATCGGGTACAGCGGCGGGAAAGACTCCACTGCAGTGCTCCAACTGGTATGGCTCGCGCTCAAGGGTCTGCCCACCGACCAGCGCACCAAGCCAGTCCACGTGATCAGCACGGACACCCTGGTGGAGAACCCTGTCGTCTCCGCCTGGGTCGGGCAATCCCTGGACACCATGCGTGCCGCCGCGCAGGAACAGCAGCTTCCGGTCGAGTCACACAAGCTGACCCCGGACGTCAAAGACACATTCTGGGTCAGCTTGATCGGCAAGGGCTACCCCGCGCCCCGGCCGAAGTTCCGCTGGTGCACAGAGCGGTTGAAGATTAAGCCGTCTAACGCCTTCATCCGACGAGTTGTGCGACGTCACGGGGAGACCATCCTCGTGCTGGGCATCCGCAAGGCCGAAAGCCAGGCCCGGGCTCGGGCGATGGCCCGGCACGAGAAGCGTCGCGTTCGCGACCGCCTTTCACCCAATGGAAAGCTCCCCAATTCCCTGGTCTACAGCCCGATTGAGGACTGGTCGACCGAGGAGGTGTGGGCGTTCTTGATGCAGTACCCCAACCCGTGGGGTCACGACAACAAAGACCTGCTGACGATGTATCAGGGCGCATCTGATGATTCAGAATGCCCGCTGGTTGTTGACGACACCACACCCTCATGCGGCGACAGCCGGTTCGGCTGCTGGACGTGCACGCTGGTCGAGCAGGACAAGTCGATGACTGCCATGATTCGCAATGACGACGAGAAGGAGTGGATGCGGCCGCTGCTCAGGCTCCGCAACGAGCTCGACGACGTCAATAACGAGAGCCAGACACGCGACTTCCGCCGGATGAACGGCAATGTCCAACTGCTCGGCGACGGCGACCGAACCATTCCTGGACCGTACAAGCAGTCCGCTCGCGAGGACTGGCTGCGCAAGCTGCTCAGCGCGCAGAACAAGGTCCGCAACCACAAGAAAGCCCCGGAGCACGTGCGCGGCATCGAACTGATCTCGATGAAGGAGTTGCACGAGATCCGCCGGATCTGGGTGTTCGACAAGCACGAAGTTGAGGACTCCGTGCCGCGGATCTACGAAGAGGTGACCGGCGAGACGTTCCCCGGCTTGCCCCTGGACGAGCAGCTCGTGCTGGGCGCGGAGGAGATCGGTCTACTCAAGGAAGCATGTGAGGACGATCCGATCCACTTCTCCATGACGCGTGAACTCCTCGCGGTCGAGCGGCAGTACCGGACGATGTCCCGACGCGCCGGCCTGTTCGAGTCGTTGGAGAAAGCAATCAAGAAGGGCTACTACGAGGACGCGGACGACGCGCTGCATTTCGCTAAGAAGCTGAAGGCATTGCGCGAGAGTGACCCGACCCAGCTGTCGCTGAACGAAGAGACCACCACCGATGCACCTGCATAG